TTCGGAGGTGGAGCGAGTTGAGAGTGACAGGTTTAATTGATCAAGGCCGATAAAAGGAGGGAAACGCAAAGGagaggccagcgaggagtggcccagtgagtagtggcctggtgaaagagtggggtttcgaggctttggctcgagagggttCAGCGAGTAGAGGCTGAGGTCGAGTGTATCTAgattaaggtaagactatattttttttgttattttctctttctaaggtgagggggaagagagaagggttgagtgtgagagcagtttgctcttttcagtgtcagatgtgaaaggtcctggagtcttcgacctcctggacatccacgattgcactaggtgtactgagctgcagcatctcagggaccgtgttagggaattggagctgcagctcaatgacctcgacctggtcagtgagagtgaggccatcatagataggagctatagccaggtggtctcaacagggccacaggaggaggatcagtgggttccagttaggagaggggaaagggaagagacagatacaGGAGGGGGCACCTGTGACTGAAGCACTCAACAAATGGTACACCTCCTTGAGGAGCAttcaggctggggaaggaatcagtggctgtatctctggcacaaggtcaacctctgttgcccaaaagggtagggaaaggaagaggagggtaatggttataggggattcgatggtcagAATGACAAATTggggattctgtggatacgattaaggaaacagattggtgccagggtctgggatgtaacttcctgtgtcatttcagaacaagttggatagctgcatggatgtgaggggattggagggttatggacagggagtgggtaagtggggctagaggagcccacttaaatcggtgtggactcgaGGGGCCGAGATGTCCTGTATCTGGACTGTAATTGTCTCAGCCAAGATTTATCTTGCAATCAACATCATCTGGTCATTCCTGCATTGCTATTAGGGACCAGTTATGTGTGCAAAATAGCAATGTTTCTCAACTAGGTCAACGACCCTGCTTCATCAatccagaaataaaacatttccaaaatcgCAGTGGTGAGAAGTGCCAGGTAAAAGTAAACCTTCAAGATCTTCCACTTGGACATTTGTCCGTTCCAACGTCGTCTTCTGCTCTGATGTTTCCTGACGCAAACGCTGGAATCTCTGTTCGATGGTAGCTAAAATGAACACAAGGTTCTGTTacacatacatttaaaaatgtcttcaaaGATTTACCATTTTTCCGGTGTTTTCTTCCCAACAAACACATTTTTTTGGTTTGGAGAGAGAACTGTGGGTTTAGTAATATTTaaagcaatgcagaacagaagatgacgagagaaaaggtgagcaaggaatgaaaaaagtttggagggaatcagCATGAAATAGCAGACAAGTGAAATGAAgaacagtgaaaaggaagggacatttgcaaaagaaaatggagagagaaagagagggacagttgtgcaactctgttgaaaacatgttgacttcaaggccttttactcatcgagaggagcaggtgaagtgggggggagctggggccggggaggagcaggaacaacaaagaataccctgctgaatagagaagactctgagagcagctgcaaccgttctcaccagaactgtatcccgcccttcaggtgctcagatgcatggatcttcagtgccctcccagcacagcatgagaaatcccctctcattgggGGGTCTTTGAGACATCACAGCCCTAAACACTTCCTTGGCTGCATGTTTGCCAGATGTTCACACTTGGTAAATGGCCGCTGCTTAACCTTCTACCATTTCTACATACCCTCTATTTCTATTAATAACTGATCAACAAGACAAACGGAAAATATAGAatttctgaggtttaggaaaggaaacaaaaatgtataaaaataaatgagctgatagagcatctggaaaaaagaaaagcaacattaACATTTCGATGGAGCTCGTGACTTCACCGCCTTGCTGGCATATTTTAACATATGTTTCCTATTTCCAGTCTTGTTTCTATGATTGGAAGTTGTCTGGTTTCCAATCATTCAATCTTCTCTTTAATTGATGAGCCACGGACAAGTATGCATGACTGGAGCCTGGCTGCTTTATTAAATAATCGCAGAGCATCACTTTCAACGAATTCACTGCAAGAATTCCCATTTGCCGCCATTTTCATTTCCAACGCTCCAAATATGGTTCTCAATTCAGTACCTttaatgcaacaattttataagacccaacacttctaagatgcaccactcgagcagaaatttcattcaataaacacacattttgcaatactattgcgattctggcctacgagtctgaatcactgaccacaattcagtggagaaagttcgattgaactttcttaaatactgcattttattcaaacattgaagtgtgcacagttctttagtaaatggtcattttcagagctgtttatgaaatgatagcctatttatgacgtgctaggtaaagatgattcaacatttgaaatccaatcaattgcaagaaatattttagaatggttcaaagaggttggtgggtccccactggtaatttgcacaatttgaaaatgtctaatttaccagctggaagcatcacttgtatttgttggaattagaGAACCACCTTTTGATCTAAACATCAAATGTTGAAATGGTACCTGTGGTCTTTCGAAGCTGGACTATATTTGGAACAACGTCATTGCTCAAATTCAGCAGGCACTTTGCTGCCTCCTGTAACTTTTCGACACCATCTTCATGTTCAGAAATTTCtccctgaagaacctgtgatttcaaaatgacacaatgactcattcacaataaaattaatatttatttctgtatatcTTAGATTTGCCGATGCCTTGGTTAATTTCGATATTGTCTTTGGGTCAAGGAGATAAACAGCCTGTGAAGGCGATTCTATAAATTATCATAaataccaacaactctctggcctgctttggggtgaggaggcgaacattttcaaggacccaataaccacaggatattggaattttctcaaacaaccagatcaaACTTTCTATTGATCATTACTCATTAATGCTTCGAGGTATTTAAtacgcctgatgtttgagcattttctgatgctgttgagctcatcatctttatcttgtctacatctcttgaccggccctgaagtccccttgcaaaccatcaaggtcacaataaaatatttaaaaatgttctgatgcttagatttacatcagcattgataaaataatgctgaagaacTCATTTGGCTTTTCACCACTAATGGACATAGATTTGGCTGCAGAGGGTTATTCTGCATTATCGTTTTTCTGCCTGTCTACTTTTACTCCAGATGACCCCTCTCCCCAATCCATCATCCTTCAAAGGTAAATATGTGTTCTCCCTCAGCAATCCGACCCGTTTGCAACTCCTATTCTCTCGAGCACTTAATGGCCCACAGCTTTTCTCCATGACCATCAATCCCAGGCCATTATTGCAATAAATGGTCCgatttttctctgactgcaagaccaGAAATGCCCTCCACCTCAATAAAGCAAAACTTTCTGATTTGTCTTTCTGATGCAAATTCCAATTCCTCAAACATCAACTCCAGtcaacatgatgccattagtttcgttaatgatagaaaaggataggtctgggactcgggttgagattttaaattggagaaaggccaatttgaggaaattagaaaggaatgagaaggtgttgacctggaaaagtatgtgcggggtgagtggaagacctacaaaggtgaaatttggagagtacagactttgcatgttcctgtcaagattagcaggcttaggaatctggtttggaagaagagaggtgtgcagcaggtatagacatcacagagcaaatgaggtgcttgaagagtatagaaaatgcaagaaaaaacctcaagaaaaaaaCCAGGAAGGCTATGTGGATGATAAtggggtaaattggatgagtaagcttgcaggtgttgtggacactaaagaaggttttcaaagcttgaagagggatcaggaccagctggaaacatgggctgacaaatggaatttaatgcagatgagtgtgaggtgttgcattttggaaggacaagccaagaaaggacatacatggtaaccagtcgggcagtgaggagtacgatagaacagacggatctgggaatacagacacctcattctctgaaaatggtgtcacatgtggatagggttgcaaagagaacttttggcacattgaccttgatcaatcaaaggataaagtataattttcattggtgagacacaatttggattattgtgtgcagtttggatcacctaactgcaggaaggatggcaattgtgcagagattgacttggatgtggcctggacgtcaggagcagagttgtaggaaaaggttaaacaggttatgattttattccctggagtgtagaatgagggaagaattgagagagagatttaaaatgatgtggaggacagagtaaatataggtaggcttgttccactgagagcaagtgaaatacaaaccagaggacatgggataagggtgaaggggataaatttagggggaacatgagggagaacgtcttcacacagagtgaagaggtgggagagtggaacaagctgtccgttgaagtggtgactgtgggctcaatttttaatttgaaaagaatttggactggtacatggatgggagaggtatggagggctatggactaggtgcgtcAGAGGGCCTCGGCAGAAAAAGGGTTCggaacagacaagaagggccaaaggggcctgtttctgttctgtaatattgtaaggttctatggttcgaatacttctttggaataaatcaatctctgccactttgcaaacaaatcttacctccaaatgtgctccaaatcaccactttcctcccaccccccttcacctgTTCCTGAAACCCCCATCTATGGAGTTATCGTCTCTGCACCTGATGATCCCATTAATGATTTGCTGAGATTTTTTGCTCTGCTGTTATAATCTTGGAGGTCGTCCAAAATTCTGCCACCATTTCCTTAGTCACCAGGCCCCCATTAAACATGGATAAGGTCTGAGGAAACCCAtactgaaaatagacacacaatgagagcagaactgtttggcttctttgttacagtttccaatctcgcccccaccatctggaagcaaattggctgttggatcttcatcaggctcccattaaaacctgatcaagttggaatgaatggagctcaacttcctatttcaggtgccaaacttacaacctcccatgtggccttAACCACTGTTATTGGATGTGCACATTATCATTATTTCAAAGCATTCATCATTCTACTCGTAAATTAGAATAAGCAACATTACACAGTGATTTATGAAATAACAACTTTAATTTACCATGATATTTTCAAGTTCTTGCTGCAAGATTTCTGGATTAGGGATGGCCTCCAGCTGAACCATTCGTCTTTCTCTTTCTACTCTCTCTAGCCACAAACGCAGCTCATCTGCCTTCTCTTGCCATTGTTCAAATACCTTGGTGCTAAGACGGATTCCAAGTCCAATGCACTATagagtgaaagaaatgaatgagtatgtggatttttaaaatgtacgattttgtgatgcgatcaaatatcgagtgtccaatcgatccaaaatgggtcaagcgatacattactggtccattacttatgccaactatcatttttttgttccctgcatcaagttttttgagggtcacagacaaaaaggcaatgttcactcctcaccaaaggtgaaatgcctgttaccctgccgtactgttccattttcttgttatgtcaataaatcttttaattaatattttgagtttgctttcaaaataaactgatggtcaggaatatatcagaagcattgaaaaccttcacaaatttagtgtgtcagtgaagattagacagaaattcttttggggctgggcttgttccagccgaacactctgcatttctgttatgcCATTCAAGCCTAACCCTTGGGTTTAGGACATACTGAGCCAGCGAGGTGACCTTTGTGGATTGGACACATTACACCGTGTTCAGTGACAAATGCACGTGGGAGGCCAGTCTGGAAAATCTTCACCAATTATGATCTGTTcgacatttgattttattaaaaggaaATGAGTTCATGACTTATTTTCTGCAGTGGTCTCTGTCCAACTCGAGTGAgtttggccaccaagagagctccACAATACTGGAAAGATTTGATCATTGTTCCTGTTCTTCATGGGTATTATTAATCACAGCCGCAAACCTTTTCCAGAGCCACTCTTATAAGACTAAAACTTACACAAGTTGCTCAGTCTATCAAAATGCTCTCATGTTACTGATCTAAAGTAAAATTGGAGTTTAAATGCTATTAGTCAAAAAAAAGGAGATATGTCATACTTCTGATCGAAGTGCGTTGAAGCGAGCATCGGCGCTTTCAACCGTCTCCTCCACACGTTGGCTTATGGCATCAGGATCAATTGGGATCTTGTAGCTTTCAATTGCATTCCTGATTTCAAAGAGAAAGGCAGCATCGAAGAGACTTTTCCAAGATCGTCTGAGGTATCTTAGATCCCCTTTGAGAAACTGAAGAtcattgaagaggaatttctgcTTCTTAAGTTTGAATGTCAATGACGTGGAGTCAAATTCCTCAGCTTTTATTTTTCGTAGTTCCTTTTCTGAATGAATCATTAATGTTTCAAATTCATCATGATCTGTTTAAAGGAATATAATGGTGAAataatcaaaatgatcaaataatACCAGATTATATAGACTTTGACACATTGACAGGATCCTGTAATAATTACAAGTTGGGGTTATTCCAAACCACATGTAGCTTTCAGTTGTCTTACTTAGAATTCTTTTTAACTCTCAGTAAATAGTATTTTATAgtaatctggaaaataaatgaatactttccctCACCTTTTCGGAACTTCTGCAGTTCTAGATGCAGATCCTCAATCacgtttaattgagaatctgcacTTGATAAAGCGGATTCGTACTCCTCCATCAAGACATTCAAGTTCTCCTGCAGTGCAACTTCCTCGTCTCGCAAAGGGTCCTGGACATTTTGTTCCAGGAAAGTCTGAGCTGCCTCTATGTCCAAAACCAACTCTTGCTCTTTCTGGGACAACTTTTGGCGATGTTcctagaaaagaaacaatcctaGGTTCATTTTTATTGCTCCAAGTTGTCTTGGGGGAGGTAAGGTTTCTATTTATTGcatttgcaattgaaataaaatattcaggtttcccaatttattaaaaatcagggtACCAAAACACccttaaatacacacaggaaACGTACTTCAAGTCCAGAAATCTAAATGGTTTTATGCTTTCGGAGGTTTAATCAACTACCTTGATCTACAATTCTTTGCTTGTGTGAAAGGATGAATCCTGCTGAGATGGAGTAGAAtatattccatatttaatttgactgacaagaaaataaatcctctccttcagtatttgtacacagtcccttccctgtcaaacagacttacttttatttaaacttaagcacattaaacttttgtcatttgaatgatctcatccttaactttcaattcagggatttaatattctttcatgaTGTAAAAGAGAACACGTGAAATCTAACGAGAGGTGACTGTGATCTAGTCAGGAGAATGTGAACtagtttgtaactgtgtaagaatgcacccttctcactgaagtaactgtggggtggatgtctatgtatatgagtgtgtcaacatttttaagagatggtggatcttcttgtcttttttcttcactggtatcactgtttccttcacgccagacttgcacatcttcgcccagtggtttgctgtgccgtaggctccacattcagaaccgtatgcggGGCAATCATTTTGGTCACGGAGGGGTGTTGTCCGCTGCCCTTCCTACAGGTCCTGGGGgtggcacttttctgattgtattttttatagcatcaacccttccttctctttgctgtgggtgggtctgcattgatagggatttcatttgcgtccTCGTGGCTTTGAAGACTCTGGCTGTGTCAGAGTCTTTGGCCaatttcaagctatccttccctagaagagacttttgcacttcaggatgggcatattagtggatcagctaatctttcctctatatccttccatctgcattttgcagcattaaTTTTTGGTGTAGTAAGGAAGTTAGTAacagtctcatcagtctcttacacaaaaccttgaaattcattgcattcaagtctaggattagagctgagttcaaggtgagaaacaacctttgcaaatatctgctctggatcatttttctccaccccgtaagctctcagctattaaataagtcacggcctggctcccctgtccagacatgtatagaactaaccttctcctcgctgttgcatttttaaaatagcttttcactGCTAAATTGTACATCTGCTGAAACGTTTTCAACGATTCAaccatgtcttcagcctcccgtccatcactgggtgaactgctgttgcaccaGCTATTCATTTTCAGgtgtactttttctcttcttccccttcagatttcagtcacttccaatcaattttatagttttattcttgttctctttaccgaccactgccaacatgttctgtctccgtgttacctgggaggattcttaaataacttaaagatgcaagattcaaataacagaagggagtttacttactgatgccttccaccatctcaggaaactgttcacactcatacTCATGTATAGGTGCCCCCCAGTAGTGCACGACGGttaccacagtgagaagggtgtattcctaggaagttacaaaagagttcacatgatcctgacgagataacacacccttctcactgtcgtAAATGTCGTGCACCAATGTGGGGTGCATGTCTATGTGAGTATGAACATTTCCtggcatggtggaaggcatcaataagtaaaatctcttctgctatttgaatcttgcatctctaagttatttaagaagcctctcacacagagacataacagtgactttattgtatttatctttaccaTTTTGTTCAACATCCTTTGGACTTGACAAGACTTTATTCAAGTCGCCTTATTCCAAAACAAACCAGGCTGTCAAGCACACACAGGGCAATAATTTGCATACATGTTAAGCAATGCTTTACGAAAAGAAGATAACATCAATTGgtaaatgtttaaagatcattgctCTTTTTTAACGATGAAAATCTGACTTGAGCACTGCATATTAAGGAATGACAAACATGAAAATCTATCCCCATTTTAGTGAAAACATTCTGGGTAATTATCATTTTCACATTAGTGCTTCAAGATGCAGGTGTCCCTGCCAGGGCCCAAACTGAACGAACGGCAATATCTTTCCCAGTTAGAAGGGAGAGGAgtgtggaggggaatcagcaggTAGTAATGTTCCTACGGACCTAATGCACGTCCCTCTCCATGTCAGAAGGCTCCTCTTTGGACATATTCTTGGAGTCGAGTAGATGTCGTTCACTCCGTTGATAGAATACAGGACTAcctcagtggagagaatgaatggagggCTAATCAAGCCAACTGCTTTGCTCTGCTGTTGAGGTCCTTGGGCCCTTTGGGAATTGTGCTTATCCAGTCAAGTGCGGAGCAAAGGTTCGCCACCTACTGCTTGACAGGTAGCCTCTGATCTGTTTTAGTTATCACAGTACTCAAAGTGGCTGGTCCATGTTAGGaccacagtgagaaggagacCTGGAGTCATGTGACAAAACCCAATTGAAGTACCATTATGCAGGTTATTGGTGAACAATGCCACTTTATGTCACAGTGTGTGCGACACACTTTCCATCAGGCAGCTGATTAAATAAAGTATGGCTTTGTCCTGCTTTTGGTAGATGGACCAGATACCTGAAGAATTTGCCACTTTGTCAGAAGGATGTCAGTGGATCAACTGTGACAAGAGGTGCAAAAAAATCTAGACTGAACTTCTCCATTACTTCGAATGtgatggagtctggtcctatttgtctgctgcacttggtgttcctaagtaaatcaaatagggtgaaagtgatttctgtgatggtgtcggaagaacctgatggaacatgctagaaagtgtcttaaccccaacattgttattcagaagctgaggcctaccaccactgagaatgaggagacccTTGGTCCCTCTTTTCCTGTTTACTGTTCATGACCCAGCCGGAAGGACGACAGAGCTCAAATTTCATCAGCGGTTAattctgtctttggaatgttatttttttttctgcattgcctgCCCACTGTCCAGTGTTGTAAGATTATCAGTCTGGCACCTCATGTGCATCTGCATTCCCTATTAAACCATGGTGATGACTTGTCTTGGTTGTAATGGGAGAACTAACGATGGTAAGTAACACTTTCCTGCTGCAAATGTTAAAGGCCCATCGTACCTTTtggccactgtgattccagctgtcaatttattctgaatctatcccatttagcacaatggtgctaccacacatcagaattgagggagcccctggagaaacatGGGATGAGTCTTTCTGCTCCTGCTGTCACCAACAGTTGCCTCAACAACAGGAAAATTGTGGTAGTGAGGGGGTGTAGCCTTACTCACTCTCTTTTCCAAACCAATCCCTAGATCTGCACAAGGATCTGGCCTGGTTGAGTGGACGAACAGTGACGTTGCTACGCCAGAATTCATTCCGGTGGTGTATGCTTCCTCAACCCTTTTTGGTTGTGAATAGCTTGCATGGCCCAttcaatgggttataaagagttaATCACATGAGTGGGTGCTGGAGTTATCAAAATAGGGGAGGAGGTTCTTCCCTTTACAACATCAAGATCCACATTATCTGAGAATACAGCATTACTGAGGTGAAGAGTTTTTGTTAAGAAGCTGCCATGGTGAGATTGTTAGTGAAGGGCCTCTGTGACCATCGTCAATCACTGCCCCTTCACTAGTAAGATAATCATATTCCCGTCATCTCTCATCACTTGCGTGACTGGGccagagcaaagaacagaaaatatgactgagttagaaagaggatctgctagatctttgaataggattgggagaagatcgtcaaaattcaattcaaccTCATTTGGAAATTGTGTTAGTCATTATTTAAGTGAAATTTAGTCAGTcgcctttcatcaaatctgtactgatcagaggttctgatg
This is a stretch of genomic DNA from Narcine bancroftii isolate sNarBan1 unplaced genomic scaffold, sNarBan1.hap1 Scaffold_149, whole genome shotgun sequence. It encodes these proteins:
- the LOC138750442 gene encoding microtubule-actin cross-linking factor 1-like isoform X1, producing MGNALCCLRVARVAGEEEQSRRSLTPRKRMTCNCCKKIRGRWFHSRVAAEESSDFNVDRREENTQQETTEDHLQKHKKTVGDLLKWLAVEGHYGVHITEDEFYALGDGFQMEEEDDAMGSFAEMGERLNDHQQGLKEHRQKLSQKEQELVLDIEAAQTFLEQNVQDPLRDEEVALQENLNVLMEEYESALSSADSQLNVIEDLHLELQKFRKDHDEFETLMIHSEKELRKIKAEEFDSTSLTFKLKKQKFLFNDLQFLKGDLRYLRRSWKSLFDAAFLFEIRNAIESYKIPIDPDAISQRVEETVESADARFNALRSECIGLGIRLSTKVFEQWQEKADELRLWLERVERERRMVQLEAIPNPEILQQELENIMVLQGEISEHEDGVEKLQEAAKCLLNLSNDVVPNIVQLRKTTATIEQRFQRLRQETSEQKTTLERTNVQVEDLEDS
- the LOC138750442 gene encoding microtubule-actin cross-linking factor 1-like isoform X2, which produces MGNALCCLRVARVAGEEEQSRRSLTPRKRMTCNCCKKIRGRWFHSRVAAEESSDFNVDRREENTQQETTEDHLQKHKKTVGDLLKWLAVEGHYGVHITEDEFYALGDGFQMEEEDDAMGSFAEMGERLNDHQQGLKEHRQKLSQKEQELVLDIEAAQTFLEQNVQDPLRDEEVALQENLNVLMEEYESALSSADSQLNVIEDLHLELQKFRKDHDEFETLMIHSEKELRKIKAEEFDSTSLTFKLKKQKFLFNDLQFLKGDLRYLRRSWKSLFDAAFLFEIRNAIESYKIPIDPDAISQRVEETVESADARFNALRSECIGLGIRLSTKVFEQWQEKADELRLWLERVERERRMVQLEAIPNPEILQQELENIMVLQGEISEHEDGVEKLQEAAKCLLNLSNDVVPNIVQLRKTTDS